From Meles meles chromosome 5, mMelMel3.1 paternal haplotype, whole genome shotgun sequence, one genomic window encodes:
- the TAAR8 gene encoding trace amine-associated receptor 8, translating to MSINLSHPAVLQLCYESVNGSCVKTPYSLGSRVILYSAFGLASLLAVFGNLLVMTSVLHFKELHSPANFLIASLACADFLVGVTVMPFSMVRSVESCWYFGARFCTLHSCFDVAFCYSSLFHLCFISIDRYIAVTDPLVYPSKFTVSVSGMCVSVSWILPIVYSGAVFYTGVNDDGMEELVSALNCVGGCQIVVNQDWVLIDFLLFFIPTLVMIILYCKIFLIAKQQAIKIENTGSKAESSSDSYKYRVAKRERKAAKTLGITVIAFMISWLPYTIDTLVDAYMGFITPAYIYEICCWGAYYNSAMNPLIYALFYPWFRKAIKIILSGEFLKDSSSTIRLFAE from the coding sequence ATGAGCATCAATCTTTCCCACCCTGCTGTCCTGCAGCTCTGCTATGAGAGTGTGAATGGATCTTGCGTTAAAACTCCCTACTCACTTGGATCCAGGGTGATTCTGTACTCAGCGTTTGGCTTAGCATCTTTGTTGGCTGTGTTTGGAAACCTCCTGGTGATGACTTCAGTTTTGCATTTCAAGGAGCTGCACTCTCCTGCCAATTTCTTGATTGCGTCTCTGGCTTGTGCTGACTTCCTGGTGGGGGTGACCGTCATGCCCTTCAGCATGGTCAGGTCCGTGGAGAGCTGCTGGTACTTTGGAGCCAGATTTTGTACGCTGCACAGTTGCTTCGATGTGGCATTTTGTTACTCTTCTCTCTTCCACTTGTGCTTCATCTCCATCGACAGGTACATTGCTGTTACTGATCCTCTGGTCTATCCCAGCAAGTTCACGGTGTCTGTGTCAGGGATGTGTGTCAGCGTCTCCTGGATCCTGCCCATTGTATACAGCGGGGCCGTGTTCTACACAGGTGTCAATGATGATGGGATGGAGGAATTAGTAAGTGCTCTCAACTGTGTAGGTGGTTGTCAAATTGTTGTAAATCAAGACTGGGTTTTGATAGATTTTCTGTTATTCTTCATACCCACCCTCGTAATGATAATTCTTTACTGTAAGATTTTTCTAATAGCTAAACAACAAgccataaaaattgaaaatactgGTAGCAAAGCAGAGTCATCCTCAGACAGTTACAAATACAGAGTggccaagagagagagaaaagccgcTAAGACCCTGGGTATCACGGTGATAGCATTTATGATTTCATGGTTACCATATACAATTGATACACTAGTTGATGCCTATATGGGCTTCATAACCCCTGCCTATATTTATGAGATCTGCTGTTGGGGTGCTTATTATAACTCAGCCATGAACCCTTTgatttatgctttattttatcCTTGGTTTAGAAAAgccataaaaattattttaagtggaGAATTTTTAAAGGATAGCTCATCAACCATTAGATTATTTGCAGAATAA
- the LOC123942460 gene encoding trace amine-associated receptor 9: protein MVNSLSPPAPVELCYENVNGSCVKTAYSPGPRAILYTVLGLGAVLAMFGNLLVIIAILHFKQLHTPTNFLIASLACADFLVGVTVMPFSTVRSVESCWYFGDSYCKFHTCFDTSFCFASLFHLCCISVDRYIAVTDPLTYPTKFTVSVSVLCIVLSWFFSVTYSFSIFYTGANEEGIEDLVVALTCVGGCQAPLNQNWVLLCFLLFFVPTVAMVFIYGKIFLVARHQARKIESSASQAQSSSESYRERVAKRERKAAKTLGIAVAAFLVSWLPYIIDAVIDAYMNFITPPYVYEILVWCVYYNSAMNPLIYAFFYPWFRKAIKLILSGKVLGRDSSTTNLFSEEADVD, encoded by the coding sequence ATGGTGAACAGTCTCTCCCCACCCGCCCCCGTGGAGCTCTGCTACGAGAACGTGAACGGATCCTGTGTTAAAACTGCGTACTCGCCGGGTCCCCGAGCCATTCTGTACACAGTCCTCGGTTTGGGGGCTGTGCTGGCCATGTTTGGAAACTTACTGGTCATTATCGCTATCCTTCACTTCAAACAGCTGCACACCCCCACGAACTTTCTGATCGCGTCCCTGGCCTGCGCTGACTTCCTGGTGGGGGTGACCGTCATGCCCTTCAGCACGGTGAGGTCTGTGGAGAGCTGCTGGTACTTCGGGGACAGTTACTGCAAATTTCACACGTGTTTCGATACTTCCTTCTGTTTCGCTTCTTTATTTCACTTATGCTGTATCTCTGTGGATAGATACATTGCGGTTACTGATCCTCTGACCTATCCCACCAAGTTTACTGTCTCGGTGTCAGTCCTATGCATTGTTCTCTCTTGGTTCTTTTCGGTCACATAcagtttttccatcttttacACGGGGGCCAATGAGGAAGGAATCGAGGACTTAGTCGTTGCTCTCACCTGTGTGGGAGGCtgtcaggcgcccctgaatcaaAACTGGGTTCTACTTTGTTTCCTTCTATTCTTTGTACCCACTGTTGCCATGGTGTTTATATACGGTAAGATCTTTTTGGTGGCCAGACACCAGGCTAGGAAGATAGAAAGTTCGGCTAGCCAAGCTCAGTCATCTTCAGAGAGTTACAGGGAACGAgtagcaaagagagagagaaaagctgcGAAAACACTGGGCATTGCGGTGGCAGCGTTTCTTGTCTCCTGGCTACCGTACATTATTGATGCTGTGATAGATGCTTACATGAATTTTATAACTCCTCCTTATGTTTATGAGATTTTAGTGTGGTGTGTTTATTATAATTCAGCTATGAATCCCTTGATATATGCTTTCTTTTACCCATGGTTTCGGAAGGCAATAAAACTTATCCTAAGTGGTAAAGTCTTGGGGAGGGATTCATCAACAACTAATTTGTTTTCTGAGGAAGCAGATGTAGATTGA